A stretch of Nitrospira sp. DNA encodes these proteins:
- a CDS encoding RtcB family protein, with protein MDLSRLKRRGHDEWHIAPRGKMRVPGVIYATEDLIRDMDEKVYEQVTNVATLPGIVRASYAMPDAHWGYGFPIGGVAAFDPDLGGVVSAGGVGFDISCGVRLLRTGLTVEDLQPVKELLAEALFHRIPAGVGSTGLVHLDKQAMDAMLAGGAKWAVGKGYGLHEDLEFIEEHGCMAGAKPDCVSDYAKKRQQDEMGTLGSGNHYLEVQQVVTVFDAEVASVFGIREGDLVVSIHCGSRGLGHQIGTEFLKRMAVSAARYQIELPDRELASAPINSEVGQEYLGAMRAGINCALANRQIVTHLVRQIFEEVLPQATLSLLYDVSHNTCKVEEHVIDGRVMRLFVHRKGATRAFGPGHPDIPPPLRAVGQPVLIGGTMGTASYVLVGTKESMTLAFGSACHGAGRSMSRHQALRQWHGRDVVKELAARGILIRSPSMRGVAEEAPGAYKDVSEVVDAADDANLARKVARLEPLVCVKG; from the coding sequence ATGGATCTGAGTCGATTGAAACGGCGAGGGCATGACGAATGGCACATTGCACCCCGCGGCAAGATGCGGGTGCCAGGGGTGATCTATGCGACCGAAGACTTGATTCGCGACATGGACGAAAAGGTGTATGAGCAAGTGACGAACGTCGCGACGTTGCCTGGCATCGTCCGGGCCTCCTATGCCATGCCCGACGCCCATTGGGGCTACGGCTTTCCCATCGGCGGAGTCGCCGCGTTCGATCCCGATCTCGGCGGAGTCGTGTCTGCCGGTGGCGTGGGGTTCGATATTTCCTGCGGCGTCCGGTTGCTTCGCACGGGACTGACGGTGGAGGATCTTCAGCCGGTGAAGGAACTTTTGGCCGAGGCCTTGTTCCATCGCATTCCCGCCGGTGTGGGGAGCACGGGGTTGGTGCATTTGGACAAGCAGGCGATGGATGCCATGCTTGCCGGAGGGGCGAAATGGGCGGTGGGGAAAGGCTATGGGCTGCACGAGGATCTGGAGTTCATCGAAGAGCACGGCTGCATGGCCGGCGCCAAACCGGACTGCGTGTCGGATTACGCCAAGAAGCGCCAGCAGGACGAAATGGGGACGCTCGGTTCCGGGAACCACTACCTTGAAGTGCAGCAGGTCGTGACGGTGTTTGATGCGGAGGTAGCGTCTGTATTCGGTATCCGCGAGGGCGACCTCGTCGTGAGCATCCATTGTGGTTCGCGCGGGCTCGGGCACCAGATCGGCACAGAGTTTCTCAAACGCATGGCTGTGAGCGCCGCCCGGTACCAGATCGAATTGCCGGATCGCGAATTGGCGTCCGCTCCGATCAATTCTGAGGTGGGCCAGGAGTATCTCGGCGCCATGCGGGCGGGGATCAACTGCGCCCTCGCCAACCGCCAGATCGTCACCCATCTCGTCAGGCAGATCTTTGAGGAGGTCTTGCCACAGGCGACGCTCTCTCTGCTCTACGACGTGTCGCATAACACCTGCAAAGTTGAGGAGCATGTCATCGATGGAAGGGTGATGCGCCTTTTCGTCCATCGTAAAGGCGCCACGCGGGCTTTTGGACCAGGCCATCCTGATATTCCTCCGCCGCTCCGGGCTGTGGGGCAGCCGGTGCTGATTGGCGGAACCATGGGAACGGCCTCCTATGTGCTCGTGGGCACGAAGGAGAGCATGACGCTGGCGTTCGGGTCCGCCTGCCACGGAGCGGGCCGCAGCATGAGCCGGCATCAGGCGCTCAGGCAGTGGCATGGCCGTGATGTGGTGAAGGAGCTGGCGGCGCGTGGGATTCTGATCCGCAGCCCATCCATGCGCGGAGTCGCCGAAGAAGCGCCGGGCGCCTACAAGGATGTCAGCGAAGTGGTCGATGCGGCGGATGACGCGAACCTGGCGCGGAAGGTCGCCAGACTCGAACCGCTCGTGTGCGTGAAGGGGTAG
- a CDS encoding RNA methyltransferase: MSGPLRPLTKAHAALIRHLLHEKKTRQSEGAFVIEGAHACRDIIQSYPDQILSLVAAPQYLQSEDVAARAARAVLAVPQFTCSDLAFEKLSDVDVPQGIVAVVRQPRWSEADLGAQARLLGVYGERLQDPANVGTIIRTAAALNLTGVWLSPDSVDCFHPKVVRATAGALLALPVFQHAALEAFSQSGCSLYAAVVSSPDAVSIRAITAIPARTVIAVGNESQGLAQETVAAAQVRFTIPLSRGVESLNVAATLAMTAFYFSELPVTA; this comes from the coding sequence GTGTCCGGTCCTCTCCGTCCTCTCACCAAAGCCCACGCGGCCCTCATCAGGCACCTGCTTCACGAGAAGAAAACGCGGCAGTCCGAGGGCGCCTTCGTTATCGAAGGCGCCCATGCCTGCCGCGATATCATCCAGTCGTATCCGGACCAGATCCTCAGCCTCGTCGCCGCCCCGCAGTATCTTCAGAGTGAAGACGTGGCGGCTCGGGCAGCCCGGGCCGTGCTTGCCGTGCCGCAGTTCACCTGTTCGGATCTCGCGTTTGAAAAGCTCTCGGATGTCGATGTGCCGCAGGGCATTGTGGCGGTGGTGCGTCAGCCGAGATGGAGTGAAGCGGACCTGGGTGCGCAGGCACGGCTGTTGGGGGTGTACGGAGAGCGATTACAAGATCCGGCCAATGTCGGCACGATCATTCGGACGGCTGCGGCGCTCAATCTCACGGGCGTCTGGCTGAGCCCGGATTCCGTGGATTGCTTCCATCCCAAAGTCGTACGGGCCACTGCCGGGGCATTGCTCGCGCTGCCGGTGTTTCAACATGCCGCGCTCGAGGCGTTCTCCCAATCAGGCTGTTCACTCTATGCTGCCGTGGTGTCTTCTCCGGATGCGGTTTCGATCAGAGCCATCACAGCGATCCCCGCACGGACGGTGATTGCTGTCGGAAACGAAAGCCAAGGGTTGGCTCAGGAGACGGTCGCCGCTGCGCAGGTCAGATTCACCATTCCGCTGTCGCGGGGCGTAGAGTCATTGAATGTGGCGGCCACCCTTGCGATGACGGCCTTCTACTTCAGTGAGCTTCCCGTCACCGCCTAG
- a CDS encoding response regulator transcription factor: MNPRVLLADDHTLVLDGYRKILEGSCDIVGAAEDGRTLLKMAQQLRPDIVTLDISMPHLNGIDAARKLHKELPDTKIIFVTMHADQAYVAEAFKAGATGYLLKRSAASELLQAIQSVMNGHNYVTPLIAKSLVQSMVTGRTPAVKTGHKLTPRQREVLQLVAEGNTVKEIATALDISPKTVEFHKTQLMEQLDIHTTAELTRYALAHGLISS; the protein is encoded by the coding sequence ATGAACCCGAGGGTGCTCCTTGCCGACGATCATACGCTCGTCTTAGACGGCTACCGGAAGATCCTGGAGGGCTCCTGCGACATCGTCGGCGCCGCCGAGGACGGGCGCACGCTGCTGAAGATGGCGCAGCAGCTTCGGCCGGACATTGTGACGCTCGACATTTCCATGCCCCACCTGAACGGCATCGACGCCGCACGAAAGCTGCACAAGGAACTCCCGGACACGAAGATTATTTTCGTCACCATGCATGCCGACCAGGCTTACGTGGCCGAGGCGTTCAAAGCTGGCGCCACCGGGTATCTGCTCAAACGGTCGGCGGCATCGGAGCTTCTCCAAGCCATTCAATCGGTCATGAATGGGCACAACTATGTGACCCCGCTCATTGCGAAAAGCCTGGTCCAGTCCATGGTCACTGGGCGCACGCCGGCCGTCAAAACAGGGCACAAGCTGACGCCCCGCCAGCGGGAAGTCCTGCAGCTCGTGGCAGAGGGCAACACCGTCAAAGAGATTGCCACGGCACTGGATATCTCGCCGAAAACTGTCGAATTCCACAAAACCCAGCTCATGGAGCAGCTCGATATTCATACGACCGCCGAACTCACCCGCTACGCGCTGGCCCACGGGTTGATCTCCTCCTAA
- a CDS encoding sigma-54 dependent transcriptional regulator → MRAKILIVDDDRDILLGLENRMAWMGHEVLTAQDGKEGLRLIEQEHPDLVLLDLELPFLSGLDILKQIRDKSQTRARPGDSTGLSSDHTAPQVIILTAFGTVERAVQAMQLGACDFIPKPFTGEHLTVVINKALASVSLHRQVDVLRKEVAERYTSVTGRAATMAAPLKLAQQAAGSNTTVLLLGETGTGKEVMARAIHQWSPRRDKPFIAVNCAALPESLLENELFGHERGAFTGALKREPGKIEIAEGGTLFLDEIGDMPLPMQSHLLRVLQDQVFYRIGGSQAVHTDVRFIAATNKDLRQAIRQGAFREDLFYRLDIITLRLPPLRERIEDLPILADHFLSRAVQFGARQHCTLSPAALQRLHHYHWPGNIRELENVLTRALVLCEGSVIEPVHLTLSSEQTGPSSGNHQPLALEQGYHELMETYSRTIIEEALRRTGWNQTRSAELLGLQRTYLTKLLRLKQIPGRPPGGALGHSNRDDSRLYP, encoded by the coding sequence ATGCGTGCGAAAATTCTGATTGTTGACGATGACCGCGACATTCTCCTTGGGCTGGAGAATCGCATGGCCTGGATGGGCCACGAGGTTCTCACGGCTCAGGATGGCAAGGAGGGCCTGCGGCTCATCGAGCAGGAACACCCTGACCTGGTGCTTCTGGACCTGGAACTGCCGTTCCTCTCAGGACTCGACATCCTGAAACAGATTCGCGACAAATCCCAGACAAGAGCCAGGCCGGGCGATTCCACCGGCCTCTCATCGGACCACACGGCCCCCCAGGTCATCATCCTCACCGCGTTCGGCACCGTCGAGCGCGCCGTGCAAGCCATGCAATTGGGAGCCTGCGATTTCATTCCCAAGCCCTTCACCGGCGAGCATCTCACCGTCGTCATTAATAAGGCGCTCGCATCCGTGTCGCTTCATCGCCAGGTCGATGTGCTCCGAAAAGAAGTCGCCGAACGATACACCTCGGTCACGGGCCGCGCCGCTACGATGGCGGCCCCGCTCAAGCTGGCGCAACAAGCGGCGGGGTCCAACACCACCGTGCTCCTGCTGGGAGAAACGGGAACCGGCAAGGAAGTCATGGCCCGCGCCATCCATCAGTGGAGTCCGCGCCGGGACAAGCCGTTCATCGCCGTCAATTGCGCGGCGCTCCCCGAAAGCCTGCTGGAGAACGAATTATTCGGCCATGAGCGGGGCGCGTTTACAGGCGCGCTCAAGCGCGAGCCGGGGAAAATCGAAATCGCCGAAGGCGGCACCCTCTTTCTGGATGAAATCGGCGACATGCCCCTCCCGATGCAAAGCCATCTCTTGCGGGTCCTGCAAGATCAAGTGTTCTATCGCATCGGCGGCTCGCAAGCCGTGCACACAGATGTCCGATTCATCGCCGCCACCAATAAAGACCTTCGCCAGGCCATTCGGCAAGGAGCCTTCCGGGAAGATTTATTTTATCGCCTCGACATCATCACCCTCCGGCTGCCGCCGCTCCGCGAGCGGATAGAGGATCTGCCCATCCTCGCGGATCATTTCCTCAGCCGGGCCGTCCAGTTCGGCGCACGCCAGCACTGCACCTTGAGCCCTGCCGCATTACAAAGGCTTCACCATTACCACTGGCCCGGCAATATCCGGGAATTGGAAAATGTGCTGACCAGAGCGCTGGTGTTATGCGAGGGATCCGTCATTGAACCGGTCCATCTCACCCTCTCTTCGGAACAGACCGGCCCGTCGTCTGGCAACCACCAGCCCCTTGCTCTTGAGCAGGGCTATCACGAGTTGATGGAAACATACAGCCGAACCATTATCGAGGAGGCTCTGCGCCGCACTGGATGGAACCAGACCAGATCCGCTGAGCTCTTGGGACTCCAACGGACCTACCTCACCAAACTTCTCAGACTCAAGCAGATTCCCGGCCGGCCTCCTGGAGGCGCACTGGGCCATTCCAACAGGGACGATTCACGCCTGTATCCATAG
- a CDS encoding sensor histidine kinase: protein MHTDTRQWVISSGVAALTVGLLVFDLHTPLGVANHILYLGPVLLSLLSPQRWFPFIVSGTVSILIIVAGVLSENPHNVPLWVPISNRAFSIWAMWMPIWYFTKRRDHEIQLQRLNEDLEQRVKDRTHQLATVNDALVAEVAERMRTERSLESSRQELKRLASQLIRIQEEERRRISRDLHDDVNQRLALFAIELDSLQRQLPAPQQEALRSLADRIAELSEDVRHLAYGYHPSILDDLGLSIAMQRLVEDAAARSHIEAHITCDHLPESLSHEVATCIYRVAQESLGNIIRHAKASRVDVELGRSSMGLTVSIADNGVGFLAAHPQSDTGGLGLLSMKERVTLVGGTLTIKSALGAGTQVQATIPIAEGEIR from the coding sequence ATGCACACTGACACTCGACAATGGGTTATCTCGTCCGGCGTCGCCGCACTGACGGTCGGGCTTCTTGTGTTCGATCTCCATACCCCATTGGGCGTGGCCAACCACATTCTCTACCTCGGCCCTGTCTTGCTGTCGCTCCTGTCACCGCAGCGCTGGTTTCCCTTCATCGTCTCCGGAACCGTCTCCATCTTGATCATCGTGGCCGGAGTCCTGAGCGAGAACCCGCATAACGTCCCGCTATGGGTGCCCATTTCCAATCGCGCCTTTAGCATTTGGGCCATGTGGATGCCCATCTGGTATTTCACCAAACGCCGCGACCACGAGATCCAGCTCCAGCGGCTGAACGAGGACCTCGAACAGCGCGTGAAGGACCGCACCCACCAACTGGCCACGGTGAATGACGCGCTGGTCGCCGAAGTGGCGGAGCGCATGCGCACGGAACGGTCGCTCGAATCCAGCCGCCAGGAGTTGAAACGCCTGGCGTCACAACTCATTCGCATCCAGGAAGAGGAACGGCGACGCATTTCACGCGACCTGCATGATGACGTCAATCAGCGGCTGGCCCTGTTCGCCATTGAACTGGACAGCCTGCAGCGGCAGCTCCCCGCCCCTCAACAAGAGGCCCTCAGATCGCTCGCCGATCGCATTGCCGAACTCTCCGAGGACGTCCGCCATCTGGCCTATGGCTACCACCCGTCGATCCTCGACGATCTCGGCCTCTCCATTGCGATGCAACGGCTGGTCGAAGATGCCGCCGCCCGCAGCCATATTGAAGCGCACATCACCTGCGATCACCTGCCGGAGTCGCTTTCTCATGAAGTTGCCACCTGCATCTATCGGGTCGCACAGGAAAGCCTGGGCAATATCATCCGGCACGCCAAGGCGTCCCGGGTCGATGTCGAACTGGGCCGGTCGAGCATGGGACTCACCGTCTCCATCGCCGACAACGGGGTCGGATTTCTTGCCGCTCATCCGCAGAGCGACACGGGAGGGCTGGGGCTCTTGAGCATGAAAGAGCGCGTGACCCTGGTGGGGGGGACCTTGACGATCAAATCCGCGCTTGGTGCGGGAACCCAGGTGCAAGCCACGATTCCCATTGCGGAGGGAGAGATACGATGA
- a CDS encoding thiamine pyrophosphate-binding protein, whose protein sequence is MNRPPTIGSTVLDRLHRLGVRHIFGIPGDYVLSLYQLIDASPIRHIGTTREDCAGFAADAYARINGIGAVCVTYCVGGLNTVNAIACAYAERSPVVLLTGSPGLSERTRTPYMHHMVRDFSTQREVFERMTVAAVALDDPLTAEREMDRAFAALLRYRRPIYIEIPRDMVHTPLRSTGKPVCLEDEPSDPAALAEAVSEVRTMLASAQRPAILVGAEVGRFGLHDHLARLVERLNIPIASTLLGKSVIREDHPLYVGVYGGLIGRDEVQRFINESDCLLILGSILSDVEDVDARSPLMTEGRTIHATADRIAVKHHRYEAIRFQDFVCALGETPLPTFPSRTLPAPAITTTPAPAPDAPVTLQGLFRHLDSVLTAHTLVIADVGESLFAAADLHVHRRFEFLSPAYYTSMGFAVPAALGASFADPTLRPIVLVGDGAFQMTGTELSTCVRYGQAPIVILLNNHGYSTEREILEGPFNDIHEWHYERLCEVIGGGVGSRVTTQREFERSLAAALTDASHVHLLNVLLNPADRSPGMVRLARRLGKKLSTDKP, encoded by the coding sequence ATGAACCGCCCCCCAACCATCGGATCGACCGTTCTTGACCGGCTCCACCGACTCGGGGTCCGCCACATCTTCGGCATCCCCGGCGACTACGTGCTCTCCCTCTATCAGCTGATCGACGCCTCTCCGATCAGACACATCGGCACCACGCGCGAAGACTGCGCGGGATTTGCGGCGGATGCCTACGCCCGCATCAACGGCATCGGCGCCGTCTGCGTGACGTACTGCGTCGGCGGATTGAATACCGTCAACGCGATTGCCTGCGCCTACGCCGAACGCTCTCCCGTGGTGCTGCTCACCGGATCGCCCGGGCTTTCGGAACGCACCCGAACACCCTACATGCACCACATGGTGAGAGACTTCTCCACGCAGAGGGAAGTCTTCGAGCGCATGACCGTGGCCGCCGTGGCGCTCGACGATCCGCTGACCGCCGAACGGGAAATGGACCGTGCCTTTGCCGCCTTGCTCCGATACCGCCGTCCGATCTACATCGAAATTCCCCGCGACATGGTCCATACGCCGCTGCGGAGCACCGGCAAACCGGTCTGTCTCGAAGATGAACCGAGCGACCCGGCGGCGCTGGCTGAAGCGGTGAGTGAGGTGAGGACCATGCTCGCCTCAGCCCAGCGGCCGGCGATTCTGGTGGGGGCGGAGGTCGGCCGCTTCGGCCTGCACGATCATCTGGCGCGCCTGGTCGAACGGCTGAACATTCCGATCGCCTCCACGCTGCTGGGGAAATCCGTCATTCGCGAGGATCATCCATTATATGTGGGAGTCTACGGAGGCCTCATCGGACGCGATGAGGTGCAGCGGTTCATCAACGAATCCGATTGCCTGCTGATCCTGGGCTCGATTCTGTCGGATGTCGAAGATGTGGATGCCCGCTCGCCGCTCATGACCGAAGGCCGCACCATCCATGCGACCGCTGACCGGATCGCGGTCAAGCACCATCGCTACGAAGCCATCCGCTTTCAGGACTTTGTGTGTGCGCTCGGCGAAACCCCGCTGCCGACCTTCCCATCCCGCACACTCCCGGCCCCGGCCATCACCACGACACCCGCGCCGGCTCCGGACGCCCCCGTCACGCTTCAGGGGCTCTTTCGCCATCTCGACAGCGTTCTGACAGCACACACGCTGGTCATCGCCGATGTGGGCGAGTCGCTGTTCGCCGCCGCCGATTTGCATGTCCACCGCCGGTTTGAATTTCTTTCACCGGCGTACTACACCTCCATGGGATTTGCCGTGCCGGCGGCGCTCGGCGCCTCCTTCGCCGATCCCACCTTGCGCCCCATCGTGCTGGTGGGTGACGGCGCCTTCCAGATGACCGGGACGGAGCTCTCGACCTGCGTGCGCTACGGACAGGCGCCCATCGTGATCCTCTTGAACAACCATGGCTACTCAACCGAGCGGGAAATTCTCGAAGGGCCGTTCAATGACATCCACGAATGGCACTACGAACGCCTCTGCGAGGTGATCGGTGGAGGCGTCGGCTCGCGTGTGACGACGCAACGGGAGTTCGAGCGCAGCCTGGCCGCGGCCCTCACAGACGCGTCACACGTCCATCTGCTCAACGTGCTGCTCAACCCCGCCGATCGCTCCCCCGGCATGGTCCGTCTCGCGCGCAGGCTGGGCAAGAAGCTCTCGACCGATAAGCCCTAG
- a CDS encoding helix-turn-helix transcriptional regulator, translated as MAIGALIQAWRLSRNQSLEALSTTAGIPSALLEEIETDQADPSAATIESLASALNIPPSWLFDSPKSFEHLFEQADDGDRPDPAQTDPVTDRILAGSRLDRSLYVMLTALMQAGDPKLLRAAEMSLRSLVKQSRQATVPWLHRPSGHFEPPSD; from the coding sequence ATGGCTATCGGTGCCCTGATACAGGCGTGGAGGCTTTCCAGAAACCAATCTCTGGAGGCACTGTCTACAACGGCCGGGATCCCATCCGCTCTTCTTGAGGAGATCGAGACCGATCAGGCCGACCCCTCTGCGGCCACGATTGAATCGCTCGCCTCCGCGCTCAATATCCCCCCGTCCTGGCTCTTTGATTCACCAAAATCCTTTGAACACCTGTTTGAGCAAGCGGACGACGGCGACCGGCCGGATCCCGCTCAGACCGATCCCGTGACGGATCGCATCCTCGCAGGCTCACGCCTGGATCGGTCGCTCTATGTCATGTTGACGGCCTTGATGCAGGCCGGTGATCCGAAATTACTCAGAGCCGCGGAGATGAGCTTGCGCAGCCTCGTGAAACAATCCCGCCAGGCTACGGTGCCCTGGCTTCACCGGCCGTCAGGACATTTCGAGCCGCCGAGCGATTAA
- a CDS encoding response regulator transcription factor — protein sequence MTRIRILLADDHPQICELLRVLLEPEFQVVGSVADGETLLQYAHALQPDVIISDIDMPKVTGLEALPLLKYVAPHAHVIFLTGHGNPADIAAAYAAGAEGYLIKGKTNDLHGSLRTAIQNIHPHASRANLNAMQAPMSHPPVGGHLER from the coding sequence ATGACACGGATACGCATTCTCTTGGCAGACGACCATCCGCAAATCTGCGAACTCCTCCGCGTCCTCCTGGAACCAGAGTTTCAGGTCGTCGGCTCCGTCGCCGATGGCGAGACACTCCTTCAATATGCGCACGCGCTGCAGCCTGATGTGATTATCTCCGACATCGATATGCCCAAGGTCACCGGGTTGGAGGCCCTCCCGCTTCTGAAATATGTTGCGCCCCACGCACATGTGATTTTCCTTACAGGCCACGGCAACCCTGCCGATATTGCGGCGGCCTATGCGGCAGGCGCAGAAGGTTATCTCATCAAAGGCAAGACGAACGATCTGCATGGTTCGCTGAGAACGGCCATTCAGAACATTCACCCCCATGCCTCCAGAGCGAATCTCAATGCCATGCAGGCACCCATGTCACATCCGCCTGTCGGAGGGCACCTTGAGCGGTAA
- a CDS encoding archease, with product MEPSWEHFPHQADIGVRGIGSTKDAAFEGAARAMTAVITDPDAVVPAQSVSMACEAPDDELLLVDWLNALIYEMATRKMLFCRFAVRINGHALQATAWGEPVEVLRHQPAVEVKGATYTELSVKQDGQGRWIAQCVVDV from the coding sequence ATGGAGCCAAGCTGGGAACATTTTCCGCACCAGGCCGATATCGGCGTGCGAGGGATCGGTTCGACGAAGGACGCGGCGTTTGAAGGCGCGGCACGCGCTATGACGGCCGTGATCACGGATCCGGACGCTGTCGTTCCGGCACAATCGGTCTCGATGGCCTGTGAGGCGCCTGATGATGAGCTCTTGCTGGTCGATTGGCTGAACGCGCTCATCTATGAAATGGCCACGCGGAAGATGCTGTTCTGCCGCTTCGCCGTGCGCATCAACGGCCATGCGTTACAGGCGACGGCATGGGGAGAGCCCGTCGAGGTATTGCGGCATCAGCCGGCCGTCGAGGTCAAAGGCGCGACCTACACGGAGCTGTCGGTGAAGCAGGACGGGCAAGGCCGTTGGATAGCCCAGTGCGTGGTGGACGTGTAG
- a CDS encoding class I SAM-dependent rRNA methyltransferase — protein MTTPHDLPTAKVTLTQPRGAEGPGHLWVYAGHLGNVDGQPVAGDVVDVVTPAGRFCGRGLYNPESKIRVRFLTFEDEPITEPFWRERIRQAVRLRKRIVRNATAYRLIHGEGDRLPGLIVDRYDQVLVMQTLSFGMDRRKERLAEWLAQETGVHTIYLRNDAKSRTLEGLPLERGFIKGSGATTVEIAEGPATFLVDIERGQKTGWFCDQRENRLAAATYASGADVLEVFCHTGAFGIHAALAGAKSVEGLDVSEETLVLAREQAKRNKVEAQCHYRACDAFNELRTLGKSGKRYDVVMLDPPAFARSQQAVRKALSGYKDINLQGIRLTKPEGFLVTSSCSHHISEHDFWGAVRLAARDAKRELRLIEQRGQSGDHPILASMPETRYLKCLILQVL, from the coding sequence ATGACAACACCACATGATCTGCCGACAGCGAAAGTGACGCTTACTCAGCCGCGAGGCGCAGAGGGGCCAGGCCATCTCTGGGTCTATGCCGGCCATCTCGGAAATGTTGACGGACAGCCGGTGGCCGGCGATGTCGTCGATGTCGTGACGCCGGCCGGCCGATTCTGCGGCCGTGGGCTCTATAATCCGGAGTCCAAGATCCGGGTTCGCTTCCTGACCTTCGAGGATGAACCGATTACCGAGCCATTTTGGCGTGAGCGGATCCGCCAGGCGGTGCGCCTGCGGAAGCGCATCGTGAGAAACGCCACGGCCTATCGGCTGATCCATGGCGAGGGGGACCGGCTGCCGGGGCTGATCGTCGATCGATACGATCAGGTGCTCGTGATGCAGACCCTGTCATTCGGCATGGACCGCCGCAAGGAGCGGCTGGCGGAATGGCTGGCTCAGGAAACGGGCGTGCACACGATTTACCTCAGGAACGATGCCAAGAGCCGGACGCTCGAAGGGCTGCCGCTTGAGCGCGGATTCATCAAGGGATCCGGGGCGACGACGGTGGAGATTGCCGAAGGCCCGGCGACATTTCTGGTCGATATCGAGCGCGGGCAAAAGACCGGCTGGTTTTGCGATCAGCGGGAGAATCGGCTGGCGGCGGCCACCTATGCCAGCGGGGCCGATGTGCTGGAAGTGTTTTGCCATACGGGTGCCTTTGGTATTCATGCGGCGCTCGCCGGGGCCAAGTCGGTCGAAGGGCTCGATGTGAGCGAGGAAACCCTGGTGCTGGCGCGCGAGCAGGCGAAACGAAATAAGGTTGAGGCGCAGTGCCACTACCGGGCGTGCGATGCCTTCAACGAGCTGCGGACGCTGGGAAAATCTGGCAAGCGCTACGATGTGGTGATGCTCGATCCGCCGGCCTTTGCCCGGAGCCAGCAGGCCGTGCGAAAAGCGCTGAGCGGGTACAAAGACATCAATCTCCAGGGGATCAGATTGACGAAGCCCGAGGGATTTCTGGTGACGAGTTCCTGCTCGCACCATATTTCAGAGCACGATTTCTGGGGCGCCGTTCGGCTGGCGGCGCGTGATGCCAAGCGAGAGCTTCGCCTGATCGAGCAGCGGGGGCAAAGCGGCGATCATCCGATCCTGGCCAGCATGCCGGAGACCAGGTATTTGAAGTGTCTGATCCTGCAGGTCTTGTAG
- a CDS encoding diaminopimelate dehydrogenase, whose amino-acid sequence MPAVQPLRLAVVGLGRVGQVCAELISRSHDLSLAAIVRRAGSAGGTLPEALRSVPVATHIGQARDVDAALICVPTNSALEIAGQILQHGIPIVDCVMLQGESLHAHKQAIRKAALHHRAPAIVGAGWDPGALSVFRSWFALLTPGGSTETRRHTGISLRHTTMAQGVKGVRDALCAEIQSPEGRLQRYVYVELEKQADAERVAQAIRADPLFLGDETQVFPVESLAALEQEGRGVVLDRRGPPGRLGHQHLLLEARCDDTVLTAQMMLAAARALPELDPGAYVLTEIPLSAMWGERVEQARRDWL is encoded by the coding sequence ATGCCAGCTGTGCAACCATTGCGTCTCGCAGTCGTGGGACTTGGCCGGGTCGGGCAGGTCTGCGCGGAATTGATTTCACGCAGCCACGACCTCAGTCTGGCCGCCATCGTGCGGCGGGCTGGCAGTGCGGGGGGAACGCTTCCGGAGGCGCTACGATCTGTTCCGGTGGCCACGCACATCGGTCAGGCGAGGGATGTCGATGCCGCACTGATTTGTGTGCCGACAAATTCAGCCCTAGAGATCGCCGGACAGATTCTTCAGCACGGCATTCCAATCGTGGACTGCGTCATGCTGCAAGGCGAGTCGCTCCATGCCCATAAGCAGGCCATCCGCAAGGCAGCCCTCCATCATCGGGCTCCGGCGATTGTCGGAGCGGGCTGGGATCCCGGCGCACTGTCGGTGTTCCGTTCGTGGTTTGCCCTGCTGACGCCCGGGGGATCGACGGAGACACGGCGCCACACTGGGATCAGCCTTCGCCATACTACGATGGCTCAAGGTGTGAAAGGGGTGAGGGATGCGCTCTGTGCCGAAATCCAGTCCCCCGAGGGGAGGTTGCAGCGGTACGTCTATGTCGAGTTGGAGAAGCAGGCGGATGCGGAGAGGGTCGCGCAGGCGATCCGCGCCGATCCGCTCTTTCTTGGGGACGAGACGCAGGTGTTTCCGGTGGAAAGTCTCGCGGCGCTGGAGCAGGAAGGGCGGGGAGTGGTCCTCGACCGGCGGGGCCCTCCGGGACGATTGGGTCACCAGCATCTGCTGCTGGAGGCGCGTTGTGACGACACGGTGCTGACGGCGCAGATGATGCTTGCCGCCGCTCGCGCTCTTCCGGAGCTTGATCCGGGAGCCTATGTGCTCACGGAGATTCCCCTCAGTGCGATGTGGGGAGAGCGGGTGGAGCAGGCGCGGCGGGACTGGCTGTAA